One Homo sapiens chromosome 15 genomic patch of type FIX, GRCh38.p14 PATCHES HG2365_PATCH genomic window carries:
- the MAGEL2 gene encoding MAGE-like protein 2, protein MSQLSKNLGDSSPPAEAPKPPVYSRPTVLMRAPPASSRAPPVPWDPPPIDLQASLAAWQAPQPAWEAPQGQLPAPVVPMTQPPALGGPIVPAPPLGGPMGKPPTPGVLMVHPPPPGAPMAQPPTPGVLMVHPSAPGAPMAHPPPPGTPMSHPPPPGTPMAHPPPPGTPMAHPPPPGTPMVHPPPPGTPMAHPPPPGTPMAHPPPPGTPMAHPPPPGTPMAHPPPPGTPMAQPPAPGVLMAQPLTPGVLMVQPAAPGAPMVQPPPAAMMTQPQPSGAPMAKPPGPGVLMIHPPGARAPMTQPPASGAPMAQPAAPPAQPMAPPAQPMASWAPQAQPLILQIQSQVIRAPPQVPQGPQAPPAQLATPPGWQATSPGWQATQQGWQATPLTWQTTQVTWQAPAVTWQVPPPMRQGPPPIRPGPPPIRPGPPPVRQAPPLIRQAPPVIRQAPPVIRQAPPVIRQAPAVIRQAPPVIRQAPPVIRQAPPVIRQAPPLIRQAPPPIRPAPQVLATQPPLWQALPPPPPLRQAPQARLPAPQVQAAPQVPTAPPATQVPAAPPAGPQVPQPVLPAPLSAPLSAPQAVHCPSIIWQAPKGQPPVPHEIPTSMEFQEVQQTQALAWQAQKAPTHIWQPLPAQEAQRQAPPLVQLEQPFQGAPPSQKAVQIQLPPQQAQASGPQAEVPTLPLQPSWQAPPAVLQAQPGPPVAAANFPLGSAKSLMTPSGECRASSIDRRGSSKERRTSSKERRAPSKDRMIFAATFCAPKAVSAARAHLPAAWKNLPATPETFAPSSSVFPATSQFQPASLNAFKGPSAASETPKSLPYALQDPFACVEALPAVPWVPQPNMNASKASQAVPTFLMATAAAPQATATTQEASKTSVEPPRRSGKATRKKKHLEAQEDSRGHTLAFHDWQGPRPWENLNLSDWEVQSPIQVSGDWEHPNTPRGLSGWEGPSTSRILSGWEGPSASWALSAWEGPSTSRALGLSESPGSSLPVVVSEVASVSPGSSATQDNSKVEAQPLSPLDERANALVQFLLVKDQAKVPVQRSEMVKVILREYKDECLDIINRANNKLECAFGYQLKEIDTKNHAYIIINKLGYHTGNLVASYLDRPKFGLLMVVLSLIFMKGNCVREDLIFNFLFKLGLDVRETNGLFGNTKKLITEVFVRQKYLEYRRIPYTEPAEYEFLWGPRAFLETSKMLVLRFLAKLHKKDPQSWPFHYLEALAECEWEDTDEDEPDTGDSAHGPTSRPPPR, encoded by the coding sequence ATGTCGCAGCTAAGTAAGAATCTGGGTGACTCGAGTCCTCCGGCGGAGGCCCCGAAGCCGCCTGTCTATAGCCGCCCTACGGTTCTGATGCGGGCCCCGCCCGCTTCCTCCCGGGCTCCGCCAGTCCCTTGGGATCCACCTCCAATTGACTTGCAGGCTTCATTGGCCGCTTGGCAGGCACCTCAGCCTGCCTGGGAGGCCCCACAGGGCCAGCTGCCCGCCCCGGTGGTTCCGATGACCCAGCCTCCTGCCCTAGGGGGCCCGATAGTCCCGGCTCCCCCGCTGGGGGGCCCGATGGGTAAGCCTCCGACTCCCGGGGTCCTGATGGTGCATCCTCCACCTCCGGGAGCCCCGATGGCCCAGCCTCCGACCCCGGGAGTCCTGATGGTGCATCCTTCAGCTCCCGGAGCTCCCATGGCCCATCCTCCTCCTCCGGGGACCCCAATGTCCCACCCTCCCCCTCCGGGGACCCCAATGGCCCATCCTCCTCCTCCGGGGACCCCGATGGCCCATCCTCCTCCTCCGGGGACCCCGATGGTGCATCCTCCTCCTCCGGGGACCCCGATGGCTCATCCTCCCCCTCCGGGGACACCGATGGCTCATCCTCCCCCTCCGGGGACACCGATGGCTCATCCTCCACCTCCGGGGACACCGATGGCTCATCCTCCCCCTCCGGGTACACCGATGGCCCAGCCTCCAGCTCCGGGAGTCCTGATGGCCCAGCCTCTGACTCCGGGAGTCCTGATGGTCCAGCCTGCTGCTCCGGGAGCACCGATGGTCCAGCCGCCTCCAGCAGCCATGATGACCCAGCCTCAGCCTTCAGGAGCACCGATGGCCAAGCCTCCAGGTCCAGGAGTCCTGATGATTCATCCTCCAGGTGCGAGAGCTCCGATGACCCAGCCTCCAGCTTCAGGAGCACCGATGGCACAGCCGGCGGCCCCACCTGCACAGCCGATGGCCCCACCTGCACAGCCGATGGCTTCTTGGGCCCCGCAGGCTCAGCCTCTGATCCTGCAAATCCAGTCTCAAGTTATAAGGGCTCCTCCGCAGGTTCCCCAGGGCCCGCAGGCACCCCCAGCGCAGCTAGCCACACCCCCGGGCTGGCAGGCGACCTCGCCAGGATGGCAGGCCACGCAGCAAGGCTGGCAGGCCACTCCCCTGACTTGGCAGACCACGCAGGTCACCTGGCAGGCACCAGCCGTTACCTGGCAGGTGCCGCCGCCCATGCGCCAGGGGCCCCCGCCCATCCGCCCTGGCCCACCACCCATCCGCCCTGGCCCACCACCGGTGCGACAGGCCCCACCGCTGATCCGCCAGGCCCCACCGGTGATCCGCCAGGCCCCACCCGTGATCCGCCAGGCCCCACCCGTGATCCGCCAGGCCCCCGCTGTGATCCGCCAGGCCCCACCTGTGATCCGCCAGGCCCCACCTGTGATCCGCCAGGCTCCACCTGTGATCCGCCAGGCCCCGCCGCTGATCCGCCAGGCGCCGCCGCCCATCCGACCTGCCCCACAGGTCCTGGCCACCCAGCCACCGCTCTGGCAGgccctgccacccccacctccactgcGGCAGGCCCCGCAGGCTAGGCTGCCGGCCCCGCAGGTGCAGGCGGCGCCGCAGGTGCCTACGGCCCCACCTGCTACGCAGGTACCCGCGGCGCCGCCCGCTGGCCCGCAGGTGCCCCAGCCTGTGCTGCCGGCCCCGCTGTCTGCCCCACTGTCTGCCCCGCAGGCTGTGCACTGCCCTTCCATCATCTGGCAGGCCCCCAAAGGTCAGCCCCCGGTGCCACACGAGATTCCAACGTCAATGGAATTCCAGGAGGTGCAGCAGACACAGGCGCTGGCCTGGCAGGCCCAGAAGGCCCCCACTCACATCTGGCAGCCCCTGCCTGCCCAGGAGGCCCAGAGGCAGGCTCCCCCCTTGGTCCAGCTGGAGCAGCCCTTTCAGGGAGCCCCGCCCTCCCAAAAAGCCGTGCAAATCCAGCTACCCCCCCAGCAGGCCCAGGCATCGGGTCCGCAAGCGGAGGTGCCCACACTGCCGCTCCAGCCTTCCTGGCAGGCACCGCCTGCAGTCTTGCAGGCCCAGCCCGGACCCCCGGTAGCAGCGGCAAATTTTCCCCTGGGCTCCGCTAAATCATTGATGACTCCATCAGGAGAATGCAGGGCCTCTTCTATAGACCGCAGGGGCTCCTCTAAAGAGCGCAGGACCTCCTCGAAGGAGCGCAGGGCCCCTTCAAAAGACCGCATGATCTTTGCTGCCACCTTCTGTGCTCCCAAGGCAGTGTCAGCTGCGCGAGCACACCTGCCAGCTGCCTGGAAAAACCTGCCTGCCACACCGGAGACCTTTGCTCCCTCCTCAAGTGTCTTCCCAGCTACCTCCCAGTTTCAGCCTGCCTCTCTGAATGCCTTTAAAGGCCCCTCTGCTGCCTCAGAGACCCCAAAGTCACTGCCATATGCTCTGCAGGATCCCTTTGCCTGTGTAGAGGCCCTGCCTGCAGTTCCATGGGTCCCACAGCCCAATATGAATGCCTCAAAGGCATCGCAGGCAGTGCCCACCTTCCTGATGGCTACAGCAGCTGCCCcccaggcaactgccaccactcAAGAGGCCTCCAAGACCTCCGTCGAGCCGCCACGCCGCTCCGGCAAGGCCACCCGGAAGAAGAAGCATCTGGAAGCCCAAGAGGACAGCCGTGGCCACACGCTAGCCTTTCATGACTGGCAGGGCCCAAGGCCCTGGGAGAATCTAAATCTGAGTGACTGGGAGGTCCAAAGCCCTATCCAGGTCTCGGGTGACTGGGAGCACCCAAACACCCCCCGTGGCCTGAGTGGTTGGGAGGGCCCTAGCACCTCCAGGATCCTGAGTGGCTGGGAAGGGCCCAGCGCATCCTGGGCCCTGAGTGCCTGGGAGGGCCCGAGCACCTCCAGGGCCCTGGGTCTCTCTGAAAGCCCAGGGAGCTCTCTGCCCGTAGTTGTGTCTGAGGTCGCAAGTGTCTCTCCGGGATCCAGTGCCACCCAGGATAATTCCAAGGTGGAGGCACAGCCCTTGTCTCCCTTGGATGAGAGGGCAAATGCGTTGGTGCAGTTCCTCTTAGTCAAGGACCAAGCCAAGGTGCCTGTCCAGCGCTCGGAGATGGTGAAAGTCATCCTCCGAGAGTATAAAGATGAGTGCTTAGATATCATCAACCGTGCCAACAATAAGCTGGAGTGTGCCTTTGGTTATCAATTGAAAGAAATTGATACCAAAAACCACGCCTATATTATCATCAACAAGCTGGGCTACCATACAGGGAATTTGGTGGCATCCTATTTAGACAGGCCCAAGTTTGGCCTTCTGATGGTGGTCTTGAGCCTCATCTTTATGAAAGGCAACTGTGTCAGGGAGGATCTGATCTTTAATTTTCTGTTCAAGTTAGGGTTGGATGTCCGGGAGACAAACGGTCTCTTTGGAAATACTAAGAAGCTCATCACCGAAGTGTTTGTCAGGCAGAAGTACCTAGAGTACAGGCGAATCCCTTACACTGAGCCCGCAGAGTATGAGTTCCTCTGGGGCCCTCGAGCATTCCTGGAAACCAGCAAGATGCTTGTCCTGAGGTTTTTGGCCAAGCTCCATAAGAAAGATCCACAGAGCTGGCCATTCCATTACCTTGAAGCGCTCGCAGAGTGTGAGTGGGAAGACACAGATGAGGATGAACCTGACACCGGTGACAGTGCCCACGGCCCCACCAGCAGGCCCCCTCCCCGCTAA